CTGCTGTTAAATGCCGGCAGCACTTCCGCCAGACTGCATCTGACTGAGCAAAATAAAAAAAATCCTGTCTCACCTCCGATGTTCTGCATGATTCTACGCAAACATCTCGAAGGCGGCAAGATTATCGGGATCAGCCAGTCCGGACTGGAACGCATCATTACCCTGACCGTACAGAATTACAATGAAAGAGGCGATCTTCAAGATTATCAGCTTATCCTGGAAGTCATGGGCAAGCACAGCAATTTGATTTTAGTCGATCCTCAGACCAACATTGTTCTGGACGGAATCAGACGGTATTCCCATCTCCTGAGCAGACACCGGGAAGTGCTTCCCGGAAGATTGTATATCTCACCGCCTTCCCAGCATAAAGCCGAAGCTGTCAGCGATGAACAAAAATGGATGTCAGTCATCCTTGGGTACCCGCTTGACCGGAAAGTCTGTGATGTCCTGGTGAATCTGTTTGACGGTATCAGCCCTGAACTGGCCAAAGAGCTTGTTCTGAGGGCTTGTCTTGAGCTAGATGTGCTTCTTGACAACTGCGGACAAATTGACCTGAGCCGTCTTTTCCAAGCTTATTCCTTTTTCCTGCTGGCCAAACAGGATACAGCCGTTGATCCGTGCGTATATTATCAGTCCGGACGGGACAAGAACATGCCGGCTGCTTTTACCTTTATTCCGTATGTGCAGTACGAAGGTCTCAAACTTCAGAAAACGTCGTTCCTAAATGACGCGGTAGATTTGTATTACACCCAAAGAATGACCAGTCAGAAGAATGAGGCCAAAAAAGGCTCGCTCCGTAAGATTGTCCAGGATCATTTTGCGCACGTCAGCAAGAAAGACGGCATCTATCGCGAGACAATCTCCAAGGCTCAAAAAGGGCTGAAAGCTCAAAAACTAGGAGAACTTTTGACGGCCAATCTCTATCAGCTTTCACCGGGTATGGAGGAAGTTACCGTAGAAGACTATACCGATCCCGATTACAAACCTGTTACCATTGGGCTTGACCCAAACCTGACCGGCATTGATAATGCGCAGCGCTACTACAAGACCTACAATAAGGCCAAAGCAACAATCAGGAAAACTGAACCATTGCAAGAAACTGCCCAGGAAGAAATGAATTATCTTCAGACGCTCACTTTAAGCATTGATCAAGCTGAAAACGATATCGAACTTAATGAAATCTATCAGGAACTGATTGATCAAGGGTATATCTCCAAAAAACAGGATAAGCATGTGACGAAAAAGAAACCGTCTGCTGGAAAAGAACAGAATTCTTTCTCTCAGCCACATGTCTATCTGTCTAAGAGCGGCAAAACCATTTTGGTCGGACGCAACAATAAGCAAAATGACCGGATGACCTGGCGGGAAGCGAAGCCGGGCGATCTATGGCTCCACGTCAAGAATATTCCGGGTTCCCATGTCATTGTTCCTCTGTCTGAAGAGGAGGAGTTCCCGGACGATAATACCTTGCTCGATGCTGCGGCACTGGCCATTTATTTCAGCCAGGCCAGGGGGTCTTCCCATGTCCCTGTCGACTATACTCACGTCCGGCAAATCAAAAAACCCCGGGGGGCCAAACCCGGGATGGTTGTTTATGAGCAAAACTGGTCTCTTCTATTGACACCGGAGCAGGATGCTATCGAGCGGCTCCTAGCTACCGAACAACAGATAACTCGATAATCAGCGTTCAATAGCTAGAGAAAACTTCGCAAATACCATAAAATAGACTCCGTAATACATAGCCAGCGTCTGCGAAGTACGATGCAGAGCGCGGCTTTTTGACGGCCACGGATGGCCTAATGTCGCGATGCCAAGGATGGCAAGGAGCGACGTGCCAAGGAGAGCACAAGAAGCCGAAAGCGACTATGTATTACGGAGTCCTACCTAAATATCAAATTCTTTACTTGTTTAGGTTTATTTTATTCCCCGGCTCCCAGGTTTCTCCCACGGGATACCCTGCTTGCAAAGCGGGCAATCATCCGGCTCATAAGCTTCAATATTCATCTGGATCAAGCTGTGCAGCAAAAGTCCGTCAAAATCAGCTTTGCCACCACTACGGTCCACAAGCACGCCTACACCGACCGGAACTGCACCGGCTTCCTTGACGATATTGATGACTTCTTTAACCGATCCGCCGGTCGTGATAACATCTTCGACCACGAGGACTTTTTCGCCAGGTTCAAGCTTGAATCCTCTCCTGAGCGCCATTTCCCCATTCTGCCTTTCGGTAAAGATCGCTTTTACCCCTAAGTTCCGGCCAACCTCATGGGCGACGACAATCCCGCCCATCGCAGGACCAATAACGGTTTCGATCTCCATTCCTCCAAACTTTCCGGCCAGATCCTTTCCGAGTACTGCAGCTTTCCTCGGATACTGAAGTACCTGAGCGCACTGCATGTAACGCGCGCTGTGTTTCCCTGAAGTAAGAAGAAAATGACCTTGAAGCAGCGCTCCGGTCTCCTTGAAAATATCGAGAATGTCATTTTCATTTAATCTTTCAGTCGTTGAATGATCAGACACGTTTATTCCACCTTCCAAAATGTGATTTCTGAATTTATCCGTGAAATACCAGTACAATGAATTTTACATGTATTATGGCACTTAAAATATTCTACCACATTGATTCAGAAAAAAGGAACTATTTTGGTGTGGAATCTATCTCAAATTTTGTTCTGTTCATTTGCGAAAGGAGCATTTCCGTACTGCCTACCAAGCTGCTCTTGAAGAATAGGATATCTTCGATGGCTACAAACAATGTTTTCATACTTAAAACGTTTGCCGCATTATTTACAAAAATAGTTATTATATTTATTATTTTTTGTTATATAATAGATTACAGAAATATTTCTTACTTGATTTTACATTTCTTTTATTTACTAGTAATCACTATTTGATAATATCTAAAAACTAAAATAATCTATTATTTATGATTAGAAAATAATAGATCATTTACCAAGGTGGTTTAAATGCTATTTCAGGATTTTGATGTCTATTTCAAAAGTGAGCAGGATAAAGAAGAAAAACTTCTATATGCCTTCATGAGCCTTGAAAAAATACCCGATAGCGTGTTCTGGGCCGATGACGAAGGAAACCTCTCTTTCGTCAATGAAGCCGCCTGCCGGACATTGGGCTACACCAGAGAAGAGCTGCTCACCTTCAATATTAGGGACTTTGCCCCTATTGTTGCGGGCGGAATTGACCAAAACATTATTGAATATGTTGATTACGGAGGACTTTCTCTTTTCCGGACATTTCACAAACATAAGGACGGTCATCTCATCCCGGTCGAAGTACTAAGCACAGTCAGACAATTGGTCGGTAATAAATATCTCGCTACATCCATTGTCCGCGACATCACGGACCGGGTCCAGGTAGAGGAAGAATTAAAAGAGACGTACAACCGTCTTGAGGTCTTATATAATATTTATCAGGCGACGACAAGTGAAAAGAACATTAACAGACTCATCCGACAAGCTGCCGGTATTATGAAAAGCACGTTTGAATTTGATGCTTTTGTGTTTTACTTTTATGATGACTACCTGCAAAGCTCGGCGTTATATTATACGCTTGGACTGCCCAAAGAGATTATCCGCAAAATAGAAATTCTGCCGCAGTATGTCGGTTTTATCGGTCAAAGTCTTACATCAGACTTTGTGGCATACGCCAAGTATACGGAAAAAACTAAAATTGATGAAAGCATTAAACAGTTATTTTTTGATTATGGCTTTACTGATGAAATGGCTTTTCCGATCATATTTGAACAAAAAACGATCGGCGGCATTGGATTGATTAATAAGCATAATAAGCCTTTCAAAGCCAAAGATAAGGAATTGCTGCAGGCTGTTTGCGGGCAGCTCAGCA
This genomic stretch from Dehalobacter restrictus DSM 9455 harbors:
- a CDS encoding Rqc2 family fibronectin-binding protein translates to MALDSITLYHLLKELEPVLVGTRIDKIQQPEKEEVHLLLRSPGKNLRLLLNAGSTSARLHLTEQNKKNPVSPPMFCMILRKHLEGGKIIGISQSGLERIITLTVQNYNERGDLQDYQLILEVMGKHSNLILVDPQTNIVLDGIRRYSHLLSRHREVLPGRLYISPPSQHKAEAVSDEQKWMSVILGYPLDRKVCDVLVNLFDGISPELAKELVLRACLELDVLLDNCGQIDLSRLFQAYSFFLLAKQDTAVDPCVYYQSGRDKNMPAAFTFIPYVQYEGLKLQKTSFLNDAVDLYYTQRMTSQKNEAKKGSLRKIVQDHFAHVSKKDGIYRETISKAQKGLKAQKLGELLTANLYQLSPGMEEVTVEDYTDPDYKPVTIGLDPNLTGIDNAQRYYKTYNKAKATIRKTEPLQETAQEEMNYLQTLTLSIDQAENDIELNEIYQELIDQGYISKKQDKHVTKKKPSAGKEQNSFSQPHVYLSKSGKTILVGRNNKQNDRMTWREAKPGDLWLHVKNIPGSHVIVPLSEEEEFPDDNTLLDAAALAIYFSQARGSSHVPVDYTHVRQIKKPRGAKPGMVVYEQNWSLLLTPEQDAIERLLATEQQITR
- the pyrE gene encoding orotate phosphoribosyltransferase; the protein is MSDHSTTERLNENDILDIFKETGALLQGHFLLTSGKHSARYMQCAQVLQYPRKAAVLGKDLAGKFGGMEIETVIGPAMGGIVVAHEVGRNLGVKAIFTERQNGEMALRRGFKLEPGEKVLVVEDVITTGGSVKEVINIVKEAGAVPVGVGVLVDRSGGKADFDGLLLHSLIQMNIEAYEPDDCPLCKQGIPWEKPGSRGIK
- a CDS encoding sensor domain-containing diguanylate cyclase — protein: MLFQDFDVYFKSEQDKEEKLLYAFMSLEKIPDSVFWADDEGNLSFVNEAACRTLGYTREELLTFNIRDFAPIVAGGIDQNIIEYVDYGGLSLFRTFHKHKDGHLIPVEVLSTVRQLVGNKYLATSIVRDITDRVQVEEELKETYNRLEVLYNIYQATTSEKNINRLIRQAAGIMKSTFEFDAFVFYFYDDYLQSSALYYTLGLPKEIIRKIEILPQYVGFIGQSLTSDFVAYAKYTEKTKIDESIKQLFFDYGFTDEMAFPIIFEQKTIGGIGLINKHNKPFKAKDKELLQAVCGQLSTVIQNLKLIHSLSKELKEHKRTAEALKKVNAELEKSAFTDQLTNIWNRRCFLKNSVIEIERSRRNKYPLSLLLLDIDHFKLINDNYGHQAGDQALIEFVNLLRDNIRSFDSLARWGGEEFLILAPHLRAGNAVQYADRLRELIAEHLFQEVGEITTSIGVAELANTDNIDSWIKKVDNALYRAKEQGRNRVEFNGVIIL